A window of the Radiobacillus deserti genome harbors these coding sequences:
- a CDS encoding thermonuclease family protein, with the protein MKKWTSILLIFALVFSNILAATPLSVSAAEQSNSITVAEALATPQGTDVTMTGYIVAGFNGQYAVEVADSTDATETIVVKLESEQRSEFSPVNNPSALHQQIVVTGTRDVYSNRESIEYVSSISFVSEPNPDDPNDGDTLTIAQARNVAAGETVTVEGMVTANGTKTFIQDDTAGINLYSPADSTPFSVGDFVKVTGEREDYNGLQEISNYTVEVLSSNQSVTPQTVTIDQVNEKVEGELIRLENVTIGPINTNGNTFIEDDNGNSIAIYQIPALEHISAGNIVNVTAIGTEFKGTYQLHVEQADDVEFVSEGSDDNGDPNTYEATVTSVVDGDTIHFEPAIFGSDTVRYVNIDTPETYHLNSYDSSLINTDPDHAQKYHGEQAKEHLKSLLQPGDEITLKVGEEITDAYGRVLAQVIRKSDGLNTNLEMVKQGFASTYFIWPVGDMETYNKFQSAVKEAKDNKRGIWSDTNTDVLELPFVFRARDEGDGLSRYVGNSDTKLYYEPANWAEVPVEKRIFFSEEEAIANGYTPAFERDSKIADARYAPVGSSVSISGVVTHISGDNYYIQDDTAGIVVRSSNLDAKVGDKILANGVTSEYYGMLQVVTEDVKVTEAGVGGPSPSYIKATDLGESTEGTLVAIENVSVNSVDSNHNYTATDGNGNTFVIDSDQDLVQTGKTYDTIIGVVDYNFNTFKLVPRSSEDVIEDIPVSTIEEARTAELDTKVQIEGIVTAISGQNYYVQDETAGIVVRVEEPGFTAQVGDKIRAKARTEEYFGLLEIIPTLHNVSIIEAGVGVPEPKLITSADMNEALEGQLVVIKNVTVDSADEHGNYQATDSDGSLVIDNDERFIQTGTTYEQIIGVLDYNYDEYKIMPRSMEDVTVKQAEPELSSIADARNRDQGTRVKVEGILTAKFDDMTYIQDDTAGIALYGTEVDAHVGDKVKVVGTTKEYYGLSELVDYEVKVIESEVGIPTAKNITSADVGESLEGQLVTLSMVTIDGNAEHGEYFASDKTGEFIVDNNSFVEVGKTYESITGILTYDFGSYKLVPRTGEDVVLYTPSPEEVLIDTLLAGDSTKSKEVASGFIRLVENGTLANKEVANLIEQTLYENSYQDFFTTIKIKRIALQIRILLEIVERDFHFSTIEKIVNYQAEKRFTRIIERDIYDILVSGNLKKAK; encoded by the coding sequence ATGAAGAAGTGGACAAGCATCTTACTCATTTTTGCACTTGTATTTAGTAACATCCTTGCAGCGACACCTCTGTCCGTTTCCGCGGCCGAACAATCCAACTCCATCACGGTAGCGGAAGCATTAGCAACCCCACAAGGAACCGATGTCACCATGACTGGTTATATCGTTGCTGGTTTTAATGGGCAATATGCGGTGGAAGTTGCCGATTCAACGGATGCAACGGAAACGATTGTCGTTAAACTAGAATCCGAACAGCGTTCCGAATTTAGCCCTGTAAATAACCCAAGTGCTCTTCATCAGCAAATTGTAGTAACAGGAACACGAGACGTTTATTCGAACAGAGAATCTATCGAATATGTCTCAAGCATCTCCTTTGTATCCGAGCCTAATCCAGATGATCCGAATGACGGAGACACTTTAACAATTGCACAAGCACGCAACGTGGCTGCTGGAGAAACGGTGACGGTAGAAGGTATGGTCACAGCGAATGGTACAAAAACGTTTATCCAAGATGATACGGCTGGTATTAACCTCTACAGTCCTGCTGACTCTACTCCTTTTTCAGTAGGAGATTTCGTAAAGGTAACCGGTGAAAGAGAAGATTACAACGGCCTTCAAGAAATTAGTAATTATACAGTAGAAGTTCTTTCCTCTAATCAATCTGTCACACCTCAAACGGTTACCATTGATCAAGTCAATGAAAAGGTCGAAGGAGAGCTTATTCGACTAGAAAATGTAACAATCGGTCCGATTAATACAAACGGAAATACCTTTATTGAAGACGACAATGGAAATTCTATTGCAATCTATCAAATCCCAGCTCTAGAACATATTTCAGCTGGTAATATCGTGAATGTCACGGCTATCGGCACGGAATTTAAAGGAACCTATCAACTTCATGTTGAACAGGCCGATGATGTAGAATTTGTATCCGAAGGTAGTGATGATAACGGAGATCCTAATACGTACGAGGCTACTGTTACTAGTGTAGTAGATGGAGATACTATTCACTTTGAGCCAGCAATCTTCGGTAGTGACACGGTCCGATACGTAAATATTGATACACCAGAAACCTATCATTTAAATAGTTATGATAGTAGCTTGATTAATACAGATCCAGATCATGCCCAAAAATATCATGGTGAGCAAGCAAAAGAGCATTTAAAAAGCTTACTTCAACCTGGTGATGAGATTACGTTAAAGGTTGGCGAAGAAATAACTGATGCGTACGGACGTGTATTAGCTCAAGTCATTCGTAAATCAGATGGTTTAAACACAAACCTTGAAATGGTAAAACAAGGCTTTGCCTCCACTTACTTTATTTGGCCAGTTGGAGATATGGAAACGTATAATAAGTTCCAATCTGCTGTTAAGGAAGCAAAGGATAACAAACGTGGTATTTGGTCTGATACAAATACAGATGTACTAGAGCTACCTTTTGTATTCCGCGCAAGAGATGAAGGAGATGGATTATCTAGATATGTTGGAAACTCCGATACAAAGCTATATTACGAGCCAGCAAATTGGGCAGAGGTACCCGTAGAAAAGCGTATTTTCTTCTCCGAAGAAGAAGCCATCGCGAACGGATACACACCTGCATTCGAACGGGATTCCAAAATTGCTGACGCCCGTTACGCACCAGTTGGAAGCTCAGTTTCTATATCTGGAGTCGTAACACATATCAGCGGAGATAACTATTACATTCAAGATGATACAGCTGGAATCGTCGTTCGTTCCTCTAATTTAGATGCTAAAGTTGGCGATAAAATTTTAGCCAACGGCGTAACTAGCGAGTATTATGGCATGCTTCAGGTAGTCACAGAAGATGTTAAAGTAACGGAGGCTGGCGTAGGGGGTCCTAGCCCGAGCTACATCAAGGCTACAGATCTTGGAGAAAGCACGGAAGGTACACTCGTTGCCATTGAAAATGTGTCTGTTAATTCTGTAGATAGTAACCATAACTATACAGCTACCGATGGAAACGGAAACACATTTGTAATTGATTCTGATCAAGACCTAGTACAAACGGGTAAAACCTATGACACGATTATCGGAGTAGTAGATTATAACTTTAATACGTTTAAACTAGTTCCTCGTTCCTCTGAGGACGTTATCGAAGATATTCCAGTAAGTACAATTGAAGAGGCTAGAACGGCCGAGCTAGACACAAAAGTGCAAATCGAAGGAATCGTGACAGCCATTAGTGGACAAAACTACTACGTTCAAGACGAAACAGCTGGAATTGTCGTGCGTGTGGAAGAGCCAGGCTTTACAGCACAAGTTGGGGATAAAATTCGTGCAAAAGCTAGAACCGAAGAATACTTTGGATTATTAGAAATCATCCCGACTTTACATAATGTTTCTATTATAGAAGCAGGCGTTGGCGTTCCAGAACCAAAGCTAATTACCTCTGCAGATATGAATGAGGCATTAGAAGGTCAGCTCGTTGTGATTAAAAATGTAACTGTAGACTCCGCGGACGAGCACGGTAATTATCAAGCTACGGATTCTGATGGGTCACTAGTCATTGATAATGATGAAAGGTTCATTCAAACCGGTACGACTTATGAACAAATCATTGGGGTACTTGATTACAATTACGATGAATACAAAATCATGCCACGCTCTATGGAAGATGTTACCGTAAAACAAGCAGAACCAGAATTGTCCAGTATTGCTGATGCTAGAAACAGAGACCAAGGTACTCGTGTGAAAGTAGAAGGGATTTTGACCGCGAAATTTGATGATATGACTTATATTCAAGATGACACAGCTGGAATTGCTTTATATGGCACAGAAGTAGATGCCCATGTTGGAGATAAAGTGAAAGTAGTTGGAACAACAAAAGAATACTATGGTTTATCTGAGCTAGTAGATTACGAGGTAAAAGTAATAGAATCGGAAGTGGGCATCCCTACAGCGAAGAACATTACTTCTGCAGATGTAGGAGAGTCACTTGAAGGTCAACTTGTTACCCTTTCCATGGTTACAATCGATGGGAATGCAGAGCACGGGGAGTACTTTGCTTCCGATAAAACTGGAGAGTTCATTGTCGATAACAACAGCTTTGTAGAAGTTGGAAAAACCTATGAATCGATAACTGGCATTCTCACCTATGATTTCGGTTCGTATAAGCTTGTTCCTAGAACGGGAGAGGATGTTGTTCTTTATACCCCTTCACCTGAAGAAGTATTAATCGACACCCTGTTAGCAGGTGACTCTACAAAGTCTAAAGAAGTCGCATCAGGTTTTATCCGCCTAGTGGAGAACGGAACTCTTGCGAACAAAGAAGTAGCGAATCTCATTGAACAAACATTATACGAAAACTCCTACCAAGATTTCTTTACAACGATAAAAATTAAGAGAATTGCATTACAAATTCGAATTCTTTTAGAAATAGTAGAGCGCGATTTTCATTTCAGCACGATAGAAAAGATTGTTAATTATCAAGCAGAGAAAAGATTCACTCGCATCATCGAACGTGATATCTATGATATTTTAGTTTCGGGGAACCTGAAGAAAGCAAAGTAG
- a CDS encoding ABC transporter substrate-binding protein, which yields MKKTLLVFSFLLIAAFALTACGGNNGEASSNEGESTKGELTMWATNINVPVLEKAGELYKKEHPDFKLNVVEMNNEDIDKKLKIGLQAGNEGLPDAMLNVDDGLSGLFYNFPDAFVNLSEKGFDKHKDQFPSYKIDSVSYEGDIYAFPFDAGPVGLFYRTDLFEQAGVDASQIKTWDDYVEAGKKIKEATGVKMLSYDANESTVYTILLSQQGMGYFNGDKETTIATEESINAATLFQDLAENDLLIGTNGWSPWVTSLSEGQTATAMAGAWLIGTLEQQVPDSAGNWGVMPLPTFGEDGSGAANQGGSSFTINAKSPNADLAYDFLEFFVTSYEAQEIAMEGGLFPTYAPVYDSELFSQELEYFGGQKAWEFFAGQMDKIPSVNYTVNDVVAREEVVKSQAEVVNGTDPKKSLESAKDRVETRLK from the coding sequence ATGAAAAAAACTCTATTAGTGTTCAGCTTCCTACTAATTGCAGCTTTTGCGTTAACCGCTTGTGGAGGGAATAACGGAGAGGCATCGAGCAATGAAGGAGAAAGCACCAAAGGTGAACTAACAATGTGGGCTACAAATATTAACGTACCCGTTCTAGAAAAAGCTGGAGAACTATATAAAAAGGAACATCCAGATTTCAAGCTTAACGTTGTAGAAATGAATAATGAAGATATTGATAAGAAATTAAAAATTGGTTTACAAGCAGGAAATGAAGGATTACCAGATGCAATGTTAAATGTAGATGATGGTCTATCTGGACTTTTCTATAACTTCCCAGATGCATTCGTTAATCTTTCTGAGAAAGGCTTTGATAAACACAAAGATCAATTCCCATCTTATAAGATCGATAGCGTTTCTTATGAAGGAGATATATACGCATTCCCGTTTGATGCAGGTCCAGTTGGACTTTTCTACCGTACAGACTTATTTGAACAAGCGGGTGTTGATGCAAGTCAAATCAAAACATGGGATGACTACGTTGAAGCTGGTAAGAAAATTAAAGAAGCAACTGGTGTGAAGATGCTAAGCTACGATGCCAATGAGTCTACCGTTTATACCATTTTATTAAGCCAACAAGGTATGGGTTATTTTAACGGAGATAAAGAGACGACCATCGCAACAGAGGAGTCCATCAACGCTGCAACCTTATTCCAAGATTTAGCGGAAAATGATCTACTAATTGGTACAAACGGTTGGAGTCCATGGGTAACCTCCCTATCAGAAGGGCAAACGGCTACCGCAATGGCTGGGGCATGGTTAATCGGAACATTAGAACAACAAGTTCCAGATTCTGCAGGTAACTGGGGTGTCATGCCGCTTCCAACATTCGGTGAGGATGGAAGTGGAGCAGCTAACCAAGGTGGGAGCTCCTTCACGATTAACGCTAAAAGTCCAAACGCAGATTTAGCATACGACTTCCTAGAGTTCTTCGTTACTTCTTATGAAGCACAAGAAATTGCGATGGAAGGCGGCTTATTCCCTACTTATGCACCAGTCTATGATTCTGAGCTATTCTCTCAAGAGCTTGAATATTTTGGTGGACAAAAAGCATGGGAGTTCTTCGCAGGACAAATGGATAAGATTCCTTCTGTAAACTATACCGTTAATGATGTAGTAGCTCGTGAGGAAGTAGTTAAATCTCAAGCAGAAGTCGTAAATGGTACAGATCCCAAAAAATCGTTAGAGAGTGCGAAGGATCGTGTAGAAACAAGATTAAAATAA
- a CDS encoding DUF3298 and DUF4163 domain-containing protein, whose protein sequence is MERYLPVNIKTEVITGGPSKNVFYPQVTGMKNESFQSYMNQQIVDLTQALIDLQYGNMPSTVEEVIGEYEVKNNQRQVLSLSHSNYTYHRQAAHGMTYIKSLTFDLKEEGLCSLKGLFKPGSDYVQRLSTIIKAQIEERDIQLLEPFTEINPNQDYYIADKAIVIYFQLYDITPYVFGFPMFPISVYEIQDIIEEDGPLGRMATNK, encoded by the coding sequence ATGGAACGTTATTTACCAGTTAATATCAAAACCGAAGTAATCACTGGTGGTCCAAGTAAAAATGTATTTTACCCTCAGGTTACAGGGATGAAGAATGAATCTTTCCAATCATACATGAACCAACAAATTGTGGATCTGACGCAGGCGCTTATTGATCTTCAGTATGGAAATATGCCTTCTACTGTAGAAGAGGTAATTGGAGAGTATGAGGTGAAAAACAATCAACGCCAAGTGTTGAGTCTATCCCATTCCAATTACACGTATCATAGGCAGGCTGCCCACGGAATGACCTATATAAAATCTTTAACATTTGATCTGAAAGAAGAAGGACTCTGTTCTTTGAAAGGCTTATTTAAGCCAGGTAGTGATTATGTTCAAAGGCTTTCCACGATTATTAAGGCACAAATAGAAGAAAGAGATATTCAGCTTTTAGAGCCGTTTACAGAAATTAATCCAAATCAGGACTATTATATTGCGGATAAAGCAATTGTTATCTATTTCCAGCTTTATGACATCACCCCGTATGTGTTCGGCTTTCCGATGTTTCCGATATCGGTCTATGAGATTCAGGACATCATAGAGGAGGACGGTCCTTTGGGAAGAATGGCAACGAATAAGTAA
- a CDS encoding CAP domain-containing protein, translating into MKMNKLIFTVVALFFGLLVACNNNDQAMDNRGDRNLNISSLRTDSNSQNYPETEPIKIQDKKYEFRTKQGTDRNQQQGTNQQNQNNQGEQPQAQQQPSKQVPKNTTQGTHEFVTAVIELTNAERQKEGLPPLKAYPDLNNVAGTKAKDMHDKGYFSHTSPTYGSPFDMMRDFGITYQAAGENIAQGQQSPEDVVNAWMNSEGHRANILDENFTHIGVGFEKSGYQWVQMFVKK; encoded by the coding sequence ATGAAAATGAATAAGCTTATTTTTACTGTCGTCGCACTGTTTTTTGGACTATTAGTTGCCTGTAATAATAATGACCAAGCAATGGATAATCGCGGAGATCGAAACCTTAATATCTCCAGCTTAAGAACGGATTCGAATAGTCAAAACTACCCTGAAACAGAACCTATCAAGATTCAGGACAAAAAGTATGAATTCCGTACGAAACAAGGGACTGATAGAAACCAACAACAAGGAACCAATCAGCAAAATCAAAATAATCAAGGTGAGCAACCACAAGCTCAGCAGCAGCCAAGCAAACAAGTTCCCAAAAACACAACACAAGGAACCCATGAGTTTGTCACTGCTGTTATTGAGTTAACAAATGCGGAAAGACAAAAAGAAGGATTACCACCGCTCAAAGCATACCCGGACTTAAATAACGTAGCAGGAACAAAAGCAAAAGACATGCATGATAAAGGCTATTTCTCTCATACGAGTCCAACATACGGTTCTCCGTTTGATATGATGCGTGATTTTGGGATTACGTATCAAGCTGCCGGCGAAAACATTGCGCAAGGTCAACAGTCACCAGAAGATGTAGTGAACGCTTGGATGAATAGTGAAGGACACCGCGCCAACATATTAGACGAGAATTTCACTCACATCGGAGTCGGATTTGAAAAGTCCGGTTACCAATGGGTACAGATGTTTGTGAAGAAATAA
- a CDS encoding HsdM family class I SAM-dependent methyltransferase, translating to MGRHAKVIETDNIDRRELGYYYTPDFVAKYMSHRLLMLHPHGHKVLDPCVGKEELVEEFLARDKEVVGIDVFQHKETYTCQFIQRDFIAFYEEIKQDGQLTMDSLLQEGNPEARREYDYIIANPPYNCHEVNYIKNNKAALKSLFHDVGVHNMYSMFLSAIIDIAKEGAMIGLITYDSFFTSKAHTDLRKKILKECTIHEITMCPTDLFHDQDADVRTSIIFLQKGKQYQGQVAVSNRPPNRVIFQDQLKSQLQHGNKKYFELEDIVLTNPNDNDEFIIECPDDIRVLFSEKRLGELFKCVTGISTGKDELYLSKEKKDPFTIPFYKNPGKNRFYTDNQLYLHKDFLRFDAEIKNFMVRNKSLLFQPGITCSSMGVAFTASRLPEHATYGVNANIICEDKDAWWLLAYLNSDLVTYLVRGIMIRSNMITSGYVSRIPILPMDSAIKATLEDLAKSAYHKAKENQSFEAELENINRVIYEQAKVRKETIETIKRFNENLIANT from the coding sequence ATGGGTAGACATGCGAAAGTAATTGAAACAGATAACATTGACCGAAGAGAATTGGGTTATTACTATACACCCGATTTTGTCGCTAAGTATATGAGCCATCGCCTTCTTATGCTCCATCCACATGGACATAAGGTGTTGGATCCGTGTGTTGGAAAGGAAGAGCTCGTTGAGGAATTTTTAGCTCGTGATAAAGAGGTAGTTGGGATTGATGTATTTCAACATAAAGAAACCTATACATGTCAGTTTATTCAACGCGATTTCATCGCTTTTTATGAAGAAATAAAACAAGATGGCCAGCTTACGATGGACTCCCTATTACAGGAAGGAAATCCTGAAGCTAGACGAGAATATGATTACATCATTGCGAATCCACCATACAACTGCCATGAGGTTAACTATATAAAAAATAATAAAGCTGCGTTAAAAAGTCTTTTTCATGATGTCGGTGTACATAACATGTATAGCATGTTCCTGTCCGCTATTATAGATATTGCAAAAGAAGGCGCGATGATTGGCTTAATTACGTATGATTCGTTTTTTACGTCAAAAGCACATACGGACCTGAGAAAGAAGATTTTGAAGGAATGCACGATCCATGAAATTACGATGTGTCCAACAGATTTGTTCCATGACCAAGATGCAGATGTGAGAACGAGCATTATTTTCCTGCAAAAAGGAAAGCAATACCAGGGACAAGTAGCGGTTTCGAATCGTCCACCTAACCGGGTAATCTTTCAGGACCAACTGAAGAGTCAGCTTCAGCATGGAAACAAGAAGTACTTCGAATTGGAGGATATTGTCCTAACCAACCCCAATGACAATGACGAATTTATTATAGAATGTCCGGATGATATTCGCGTCCTTTTTTCCGAGAAGAGACTAGGAGAATTGTTCAAATGTGTAACGGGAATTTCGACGGGAAAAGACGAGCTTTACTTGTCCAAAGAAAAAAAGGATCCGTTTACGATTCCATTTTATAAAAATCCTGGAAAAAACCGATTTTATACCGATAACCAACTATATTTGCATAAGGATTTTTTAAGGTTCGATGCAGAGATTAAGAATTTTATGGTTCGGAATAAGTCGTTGTTGTTCCAACCAGGGATTACATGTTCTTCCATGGGAGTAGCGTTTACTGCTTCTCGGTTGCCGGAACATGCAACGTATGGGGTGAATGCGAATATCATTTGCGAAGACAAAGACGCTTGGTGGCTGCTTGCTTATTTAAATTCTGACTTAGTTACCTATCTCGTACGAGGGATTATGATACGCTCCAATATGATTACGTCGGGGTATGTATCCCGAATTCCAATTCTTCCTATGGATTCGGCTATTAAGGCTACCTTAGAAGACTTAGCAAAATCCGCTTATCATAAGGCAAAAGAAAATCAGTCTTTTGAAGCTGAACTAGAAAATATCAATCGTGTTATTTATGAGCAAGCAAAGGTTAGGAAGGAAACTATAGAAACTATTAAGAGATTTAATGAAAATTTAATCGCAAACACGTAG
- a CDS encoding staygreen family protein encodes MKCEDWIPSKLHVEFRNGITKRAPIDGRKYTLTHSDETGELFLIIDDTYAYEKLTEVRDEVFAEWRNIQNTYFLYVYVLINGGQFDNETARIREQIFRRELPLALEAIRYGDNHLFNTTPYLDNAPILIFFQSFPYSAKEVWGTFSQLPSP; translated from the coding sequence ATGAAATGCGAAGATTGGATCCCTTCGAAGCTACATGTAGAATTTCGAAATGGTATTACGAAACGCGCGCCAATTGATGGTCGAAAATACACCTTAACGCACTCGGATGAAACCGGGGAACTATTCTTAATCATTGACGATACCTATGCCTACGAAAAATTAACGGAAGTAAGAGATGAAGTGTTTGCCGAGTGGAGGAACATCCAGAACACCTATTTTCTCTATGTGTATGTTCTTATCAATGGTGGACAGTTTGACAATGAAACAGCGCGCATTCGTGAACAAATTTTCCGAAGAGAGCTCCCTCTTGCTCTCGAAGCAATTCGCTATGGAGACAACCATTTGTTCAACACAACCCCTTATCTAGATAACGCTCCTATCCTCATCTTTTTTCAATCGTTCCCATATTCCGCCAAAGAAGTATGGGGAACATTTTCTCAGCTTCCCTCTCCTTAA
- a CDS encoding FtsZ/tubulin family protein, protein MGTSVSIYQMNSDILQSEKKMDELEPNDLCFYRFIGGNPSETDDLIEQLSEVKESHALLIGVFRFPFRFEGKKRFETATMQYFRMKELCDAVIYFSSDGLMETIDPNTTIHDANQTFNAIEENTIDTLREIVEQTGEMNIDYQDIETFIKENRGPLFVHTVEGDTFDEPLKYLISTPYLPEDFTDGKQLIINIGYTRDMDMEAFRQINLRLHDLFSKADLFKLGSYFMDEPGQRFKITLLVNGIDDPTSVPADYKRIPFYKSLLKKWTTKIGW, encoded by the coding sequence ATGGGGACATCTGTTAGTATTTATCAAATGAATAGCGACATACTGCAATCCGAAAAAAAGATGGACGAGCTAGAGCCGAATGATTTATGTTTTTATCGATTTATAGGTGGAAATCCTAGCGAAACGGATGATTTAATAGAGCAATTGAGCGAAGTTAAGGAGAGTCACGCTCTTCTAATCGGTGTTTTTCGTTTTCCTTTTCGGTTTGAAGGAAAGAAACGATTTGAAACAGCAACGATGCAGTATTTTCGAATGAAAGAGCTTTGTGATGCGGTCATTTATTTTAGTAGTGATGGTCTTATGGAAACAATCGATCCTAATACAACGATTCACGACGCAAACCAAACCTTTAACGCGATTGAAGAAAACACTATTGATACGCTTAGAGAAATAGTGGAGCAAACAGGTGAAATGAACATTGACTACCAGGACATTGAGACGTTCATTAAAGAAAACAGAGGTCCTTTATTCGTACATACAGTAGAAGGCGATACATTTGATGAACCATTGAAGTATTTAATCTCAACACCCTATCTACCAGAAGACTTTACAGATGGCAAACAGCTTATTATTAATATTGGTTATACGCGCGATATGGATATGGAAGCATTCCGTCAGATTAATCTTAGACTCCACGATTTATTTTCTAAAGCAGATTTGTTTAAGCTCGGCTCCTATTTCATGGACGAACCGGGTCAACGCTTTAAAATCACCTTACTTGTAAACGGAATAGATGACCCAACCTCCGTTCCTGCGGACTATAAAAGAATCCCCTTCTATAAAAGTTTATTAAAAAAGTGGACAACTAAAATCGGGTGGTGA
- a CDS encoding MBL fold metallo-hydrolase, whose amino-acid sequence MTSLIFYGGLRTIGGTIIAVEYKNKRVIFDFGLTYNPAGQVLDGQVMPRPSALTRDYLRLGLIPPIDGVYPQDSLPSHSSILSAQEYEGETAVLISHLHLDHMGAMGLIDPSIPVYMTKESQHLYESLHTIGEGAPGERTYQTCIEEQPFSIGEIIVTPLPVDHDIVGACAFHIETPEGSILYSGDVRLHGAHPDRIQSFVNQSKGKGFDVLIMEGTTLRNEEQLSVEDLTADASNPEDLLTEEKRVPEQIAKELNAVKGIGVFNIYHRNIERIQNMILAGKEASRTVVLEIETAEIASNHLEEANFHIYESEEIQEEKDNLPLWKRRLLEKYPTVSVQEINKNPEAYLLQNSYPNALELLDVNVESGIYIHSNGVPLGSFDPAYDNLHRLLDLIGLEKVQVDCGGHAIPQHLQYLVDELDPKILIPLHSFHPERLFPPNGKQFLPKYGSVYKLLNGDIFEE is encoded by the coding sequence ATGACAAGCCTGATATTTTACGGTGGTTTAAGAACTATCGGTGGAACAATTATTGCTGTTGAATATAAAAATAAACGAGTAATCTTTGATTTTGGCCTTACCTATAACCCTGCAGGGCAAGTTTTGGATGGACAAGTTATGCCACGCCCTTCTGCATTAACTAGAGATTATCTTAGGCTAGGTCTCATCCCTCCTATTGATGGGGTTTATCCACAAGACTCATTACCCTCCCACTCCAGTATTTTATCTGCACAAGAGTACGAGGGGGAAACTGCTGTCCTCATTTCTCACTTACACTTAGACCATATGGGTGCAATGGGTTTGATTGATCCATCCATTCCCGTCTATATGACTAAGGAGTCCCAGCACTTGTATGAGTCCCTTCATACCATTGGAGAAGGTGCACCCGGAGAACGTACCTACCAAACTTGTATAGAAGAACAGCCTTTTTCTATCGGAGAAATCATAGTCACACCACTCCCAGTTGATCATGATATCGTTGGTGCTTGTGCTTTTCATATTGAAACGCCAGAAGGCTCCATTCTCTATAGTGGTGATGTAAGACTTCACGGAGCTCATCCCGACCGAATACAATCTTTTGTAAACCAATCCAAGGGAAAAGGGTTTGATGTTCTTATCATGGAAGGTACTACCCTACGAAATGAGGAACAGCTTTCAGTGGAAGATCTCACTGCTGATGCCTCGAACCCTGAGGATTTACTGACAGAAGAAAAAAGGGTACCTGAGCAAATTGCAAAAGAATTAAATGCTGTAAAAGGGATTGGTGTATTCAATATCTACCATCGAAACATCGAACGCATTCAAAACATGATTCTAGCTGGAAAAGAAGCAAGTCGGACTGTCGTCCTCGAAATTGAAACCGCAGAAATTGCATCTAACCATTTGGAAGAGGCAAATTTTCACATTTATGAATCTGAAGAAATCCAAGAAGAAAAAGACAACTTACCTCTTTGGAAAAGGCGTCTATTAGAAAAGTATCCAACGGTTTCCGTTCAAGAGATAAACAAAAATCCAGAAGCTTATTTGTTACAGAATTCCTATCCAAACGCATTAGAACTATTAGATGTAAATGTCGAGAGTGGCATTTATATTCATTCTAATGGGGTGCCATTAGGTTCGTTTGATCCTGCGTACGATAACCTGCATCGGCTCCTAGATTTAATCGGGTTAGAAAAGGTTCAAGTAGATTGCGGAGGTCACGCTATTCCACAGCACTTACAGTACTTGGTCGATGAATTAGATCCGAAAATACTGATCCCTTTACACAGCTTTCATCCAGAGCGACTATTTCCACCTAACGGAAAGCAATTTTTACCTAAGTATGGCTCCGTCTATAAGCTTTTGAATGGAGATATTTTTGAAGAGTAA